A genomic segment from Flammeovirga pectinis encodes:
- a CDS encoding glycoside hydrolase family 31 protein — protein MKFISSLIGLLIINLTLFAQTNPIVLGNARFTVITPELIRLEYAVDQDFVDDPTLFAANRTARTSDFEVIKKDDGWVHISTSRMRVEYYTDGFPFGQTNFKIFYKKGNEEKRFMIYQENDKASNLGGTVPTLDGMNGEIEVDNGLLSREGWFIIKDDYKPILKDNWIENRSKNSIMDRYFFAYDTDYKAALKALTAISGEVPMPQKYALGAWYCRWWDYTADEYRALIQEYKEHDFPLDVMVFDMGWHTQKEAKEGTGHAGNRGWTGYTWNKELIPNPQALLSEMKKEHLHISLNDHPHDGIRNHEATYAQFMESLSKKPTDPTPLFDASDSTYMNAFFNYALAPNEALGVDFWWLDWQQDYLYPYVRGINGLTHLEWLNHLYFLNSKKDNKRGMNYSRWSGFGSHRYPIQFSGDYVGSWESLKFQVPFTVNSGNAGCFFWAHDIGGFFGEPKDKAWELYTRWTQFGLTNTSLRIHSVYDENLDRRPWLWGETAEKSMQIIYHLRSELMPYIYSTVWQAHTETLPVLRGMYLEYPETEEAYLHENQYLWGDAFISAPITSAGKGDNKIASQDVWLPEGVWYHFFNQEKFEGDQVITSSADINAFPLFIKGGLPIPMQDYTPRMTTSSIQNLRVKCYPGLQNQESSFKLYEDDGTSINYKKGEYTVTNLTYKRKDNTHKITITPEEGNFANQLKNRTYQVEFMGAKKAKSATINGKKAKVVYNDTLKCNTIKSKKVDTTKQLIIVINAEDL, from the coding sequence ATGAAATTTATTAGCTCTTTAATTGGTCTATTGATCATTAACTTAACCCTATTTGCACAAACTAACCCCATAGTTTTAGGCAATGCAAGATTTACTGTTATCACCCCAGAACTAATTCGTTTAGAGTATGCGGTAGACCAAGATTTTGTAGACGATCCAACTCTTTTTGCGGCCAACAGAACGGCAAGAACTTCAGATTTTGAGGTCATTAAAAAAGACGATGGATGGGTGCATATTTCAACTTCAAGAATGAGGGTAGAATATTATACTGATGGGTTTCCATTTGGACAGACCAATTTTAAGATTTTCTATAAGAAAGGAAATGAAGAAAAGCGATTCATGATTTATCAGGAGAATGATAAAGCCTCAAACTTGGGTGGTACAGTACCTACTCTTGATGGCATGAATGGAGAAATTGAAGTTGATAACGGCCTTTTAAGTAGAGAGGGTTGGTTTATTATTAAAGACGATTATAAACCAATTTTAAAAGACAACTGGATTGAAAACCGTAGTAAAAATAGTATTATGGACAGGTACTTTTTTGCTTATGATACAGATTATAAAGCAGCACTTAAAGCACTAACAGCCATTAGTGGAGAAGTTCCGATGCCTCAAAAATATGCATTAGGTGCTTGGTATTGCAGATGGTGGGATTATACTGCTGATGAATACAGAGCATTAATTCAAGAGTACAAAGAACATGATTTCCCTTTAGATGTGATGGTTTTTGATATGGGTTGGCATACACAAAAAGAAGCAAAAGAAGGTACTGGGCATGCAGGTAATAGAGGTTGGACAGGGTACACTTGGAATAAAGAACTAATTCCTAACCCACAAGCTTTATTAAGTGAGATGAAAAAAGAACACTTGCATATTAGTTTAAACGATCACCCTCATGACGGCATAAGAAACCATGAAGCTACTTATGCTCAATTTATGGAAAGCCTTTCTAAAAAACCTACAGACCCAACACCTTTATTTGATGCAAGTGATTCTACGTACATGAATGCTTTTTTTAATTATGCTCTAGCTCCTAACGAAGCCTTAGGTGTTGACTTTTGGTGGTTAGATTGGCAACAAGATTACTTGTACCCGTATGTTAGAGGCATAAATGGTTTAACACATTTAGAATGGTTAAACCACCTTTATTTTCTTAATTCTAAGAAAGACAATAAACGTGGAATGAACTACAGCAGATGGTCTGGTTTTGGAAGCCACCGCTACCCTATTCAATTTTCTGGAGATTATGTAGGCAGTTGGGAGTCGTTAAAATTTCAGGTTCCTTTTACCGTAAATAGTGGCAATGCTGGTTGTTTCTTTTGGGCACATGATATTGGAGGTTTCTTTGGAGAGCCAAAAGATAAAGCATGGGAATTGTATACTAGATGGACGCAATTTGGTTTAACAAACACATCGTTGAGAATTCATTCTGTTTATGATGAAAACTTAGATAGACGCCCTTGGTTATGGGGTGAAACTGCAGAAAAAAGTATGCAGATTATTTATCATTTACGCTCAGAATTAATGCCCTACATTTATTCTACTGTTTGGCAAGCACATACTGAGACACTACCTGTATTAAGAGGAATGTATTTAGAATATCCAGAAACAGAAGAAGCCTACCTACACGAGAATCAATATTTATGGGGTGATGCATTTATTTCTGCTCCGATCACTTCTGCAGGTAAGGGTGACAATAAAATAGCTTCTCAAGATGTCTGGTTACCAGAAGGTGTGTGGTATCATTTCTTTAATCAAGAAAAATTTGAGGGCGATCAAGTAATCACTTCTTCTGCAGACATCAATGCCTTTCCTTTGTTTATTAAAGGTGGCCTACCCATACCAATGCAAGATTACACGCCTAGAATGACGACTTCTTCTATTCAGAATCTTCGTGTAAAATGCTACCCTGGATTACAAAATCAAGAAAGTAGTTTCAAACTATATGAAGATGACGGAACAAGTATCAATTACAAAAAAGGAGAGTATACCGTAACCAATTTAACTTATAAAAGAAAAGATAATACGCATAAAATAACGATAACTCCAGAAGAAGGTAACTTTGCAAATCAACTAAAAAACCGTACATACCAGGTTGAATTTATGGGAGCTAAGAAAGCAAAATCTGCAACTATAAATGGAAAAAAAGCAAAAGTAGTTTATAATGATACTTTAAAATGTAACACCATTAAAAGTAAAAAGGTAGACACCACTAAGCAACTGATTATTGTAATTAATGCAGAAGATTTATAG
- a CDS encoding glycoside hydrolase family 2 TIM barrel-domain containing protein, with protein MHKILLTFLTCLFPIIGISQDRIPHSYIENPTVISVNKMAPRAAFFPFEDELKALNNTYETSANYQSLNGKWKFKLLENDTEVPVGFYLSTFDHTDWSLINVPANWEVEGFGTPIYTNDYYPFADTRERTKGYTEMSAPKPPFVPIKNNPVGLYFKEFDLNATHKYQDVILHIGAIKSAAFVYVNGKEVGYTQGSKVPSEFNISSYLKEGKNTVSFKVYRWSDASYLECQDFWRLSGIERDIFLITQHKVSIEDFGAITTLKNEYKDGSLALDITLNNSSNKTEKVSVNYQLFEGKVLDLIKKPVIEQLKELDIKGGASVHIKKQHIVKNAAIWSAEKPSLYTLLITVKKDNKIIQSTSERIGFRSAEIKDGLFLVNGKPIIVKGVNLHEHNAYTGHVVDEELMKKDIKLMKQLNINAIRTSHYPQPRKFYELCTEFGMYVVDEANIESHGMGYSLQKGKAISNNPSFEKAIVDRTRRMYERDKNYPCIVTWSLGNESGNGYNFYQSYNYLKSVTTIPVQYERAGLEWNTDIYCPMYAGHDWMEKYAKEYKDRPLIQCEYEHFMGNSGGGFEEYTALFDKYENLQGGYIWDWVDQGLHTTDKDGNAFLAYGADFGPKNVPSDGSFLANGIVDSDRNLKPSSLTVKKGYQNVKFKATDLSKGEFEMKNWYDFTSMDKFTVKAIVKAEGKIVHSFDAMHFTTAPHQTEKIRLPVKNLPKGKEYFIHFSVITNEADSFKPKGYTVASEQFTLPSEILYTSITPSTALILTETENVVLLSNKNVRFLFSKDAKTITSYRYKGIEYIHDNSGLTPSFWRALTCNDMGAYTWVKAKDWKVATQEFTIKEVKVSAKTESVYNVLVTYNLPAVNTTFAVQYTLFGDGVLQVNAKLNGMEKADKMPELLRVGMRMMLPKAFNNMIYFGRGPEENYSDRNWATDVDLYSKNTENVTIPFIRPQEMGNHTDIRWVAMKNKKGQGLLAVSNGTSLLNTNAMNYTDEALDAGKGGYNYPKNLRHDQRHPYQIKKVDFVQWHLDMIQEGVGGVNTWGARAMPKYMLDPSKEYEYAFTLIPFKKATTAQLFKMSKLKYSIDKKI; from the coding sequence ATGCATAAAATACTACTTACTTTCCTTACTTGTTTATTTCCTATAATTGGGATTTCTCAAGATAGAATCCCTCATAGTTATATAGAAAACCCAACTGTAATTAGCGTAAATAAGATGGCGCCTAGAGCGGCATTTTTCCCTTTTGAAGACGAGCTAAAGGCATTGAATAATACATATGAAACATCAGCTAATTATCAATCACTAAATGGTAAGTGGAAATTTAAATTACTAGAGAATGATACAGAAGTACCTGTTGGTTTTTATCTTTCAACATTTGATCACACAGACTGGTCGTTAATCAATGTCCCTGCCAATTGGGAAGTTGAAGGCTTTGGTACGCCTATTTATACAAATGATTATTATCCTTTTGCTGATACAAGAGAACGTACAAAAGGATATACTGAAATGTCTGCTCCAAAACCTCCTTTTGTCCCTATAAAAAACAATCCTGTTGGCCTTTATTTCAAAGAATTTGATTTGAACGCTACACACAAATATCAAGATGTTATTCTACATATTGGAGCCATTAAATCTGCTGCTTTTGTATATGTAAATGGAAAAGAAGTAGGATATACACAGGGTTCTAAAGTCCCTTCAGAATTTAATATCTCCTCTTATTTAAAAGAGGGAAAAAATACCGTTTCTTTTAAGGTCTATAGATGGTCTGATGCTTCTTATTTAGAATGTCAAGATTTTTGGAGACTGAGTGGTATTGAAAGAGATATTTTTCTAATTACTCAGCATAAAGTGAGTATTGAAGATTTTGGTGCTATTACAACTTTAAAAAATGAGTATAAAGATGGAAGTTTAGCACTTGATATTACTTTAAATAACTCTTCTAATAAAACAGAAAAAGTATCCGTTAACTATCAATTGTTTGAAGGTAAAGTGCTTGATCTCATCAAAAAGCCTGTAATTGAACAATTAAAAGAACTTGATATAAAAGGTGGGGCTAGCGTCCACATCAAAAAGCAACATATTGTAAAGAATGCTGCAATTTGGTCGGCAGAGAAACCTTCTTTATATACCTTATTAATCACGGTAAAAAAAGACAATAAAATCATTCAATCAACATCTGAAAGAATTGGTTTTAGAAGTGCAGAAATAAAAGACGGTTTATTCTTGGTTAACGGTAAGCCTATAATTGTAAAAGGGGTAAATCTACATGAACATAATGCCTACACTGGCCATGTGGTAGATGAAGAACTGATGAAAAAGGACATTAAATTAATGAAGCAATTAAATATTAATGCCATCAGGACATCACATTACCCTCAGCCAAGAAAGTTTTATGAGTTGTGTACAGAATTTGGAATGTATGTAGTAGACGAAGCAAATATTGAGTCGCATGGAATGGGATACAGTCTGCAAAAAGGTAAAGCAATTAGTAATAATCCATCTTTCGAAAAAGCAATTGTAGACCGTACAAGAAGAATGTACGAAAGAGATAAAAACTATCCTTGTATTGTTACTTGGTCGTTAGGAAATGAATCTGGAAATGGGTACAACTTTTATCAATCTTATAATTATTTAAAAAGTGTAACTACAATTCCTGTTCAATACGAACGTGCTGGTTTAGAATGGAATACAGACATTTATTGCCCAATGTATGCTGGACACGATTGGATGGAGAAATATGCAAAAGAATACAAAGACAGACCACTAATTCAGTGTGAGTATGAACATTTTATGGGAAATTCTGGCGGTGGATTTGAAGAGTACACTGCACTTTTTGATAAGTATGAGAACTTACAAGGTGGTTATATTTGGGATTGGGTAGACCAAGGTTTACATACAACAGACAAAGATGGAAATGCTTTTTTAGCATACGGAGCAGATTTTGGTCCTAAAAATGTTCCTTCTGATGGGTCTTTCCTTGCCAATGGAATTGTAGATTCTGATCGGAATTTAAAGCCAAGTAGTCTAACGGTAAAAAAGGGATATCAGAATGTAAAATTCAAGGCCACGGATTTATCAAAAGGTGAATTTGAAATGAAGAATTGGTACGACTTTACTTCTATGGATAAGTTTACTGTGAAAGCCATTGTTAAAGCTGAAGGAAAAATAGTCCACTCTTTTGATGCAATGCATTTTACTACAGCACCACATCAAACAGAAAAAATTAGGCTCCCAGTTAAAAATCTGCCAAAAGGAAAAGAATACTTTATTCACTTTTCTGTAATTACAAACGAGGCCGATTCTTTTAAACCAAAAGGGTACACCGTTGCTTCTGAACAATTTACTTTACCTTCAGAAATTCTATATACAAGCATTACACCCTCGACGGCTTTAATATTGACAGAAACAGAAAACGTAGTTTTATTATCTAATAAAAATGTAAGATTTCTATTTTCTAAAGATGCTAAAACAATTACTTCTTACAGATACAAAGGCATAGAATATATTCATGATAATAGTGGTTTAACACCAAGTTTTTGGAGGGCACTTACTTGTAATGATATGGGGGCATATACTTGGGTTAAAGCAAAAGATTGGAAAGTGGCTACCCAAGAGTTTACAATAAAAGAGGTAAAGGTTTCTGCTAAAACGGAAAGCGTTTATAATGTTCTTGTTACTTATAATTTACCTGCCGTAAACACTACTTTTGCTGTTCAATATACTTTGTTTGGTGATGGTGTTTTACAAGTAAATGCAAAATTAAACGGCATGGAGAAAGCTGATAAAATGCCCGAATTATTAAGAGTGGGTATGCGCATGATGTTACCAAAAGCCTTTAATAACATGATCTATTTTGGTAGAGGACCAGAAGAAAATTATAGTGATAGAAATTGGGCTACCGATGTAGATTTATACAGTAAAAACACCGAAAATGTAACGATTCCTTTTATCCGACCTCAGGAAATGGGCAACCACACAGACATCAGGTGGGTGGCCATGAAAAACAAAAAAGGACAAGGTTTACTTGCAGTTTCTAATGGTACATCACTGCTAAACACCAATGCAATGAACTACACAGATGAAGCACTTGATGCTGGGAAAGGAGGATACAATTATCCTAAAAATCTTCGTCACGATCAAAGACATCCGTATCAAATTAAAAAAGTTGATTTTGTTCAATGGCATTTAGATATGATACAAGAAGGTGTTGGCGGTGTAAATACTTGGGGTGCAAGAGCAATGCCTAAATATATGCTCGATCCTTCTAAAGAATACGAATACGCTTTCACGTTGATTCCATTTAAGAAAGCAACTACTGCTCAGTTATTTAAAATGAGCAAATTAAAATATTCAATCGATAAAAAAATCTAA